In Brassica napus cultivar Da-Ae chromosome C2, Da-Ae, whole genome shotgun sequence, the sequence gcaggtattggttcatgatTTTCTGGTAACAGAGGGGAGAAGTTGACTCTTGACTGTACCGCCCTGGAGATAAAGCAACCCGAACTGGAACTTGTTTAGATATTTTCTAGTGAACTCAACAACACTCAAGAAGATTATTCTATGTTTGAATCAGttttgtcttaaaaaaaaaaacactgagCCTAGTCTCCTGAATCATCTCGGAGAATCTCCAAGGTGCTCTAGGTTTTGTAGACCCTGAGTAATGTAAATGTAAACTACGATCAAAGGTAGACACCATCAAAGAGACACACTATCTTTATGCATCCTCAAAACTGGAACTTGCAGAGTCTAAACCCCAAGTTAGCTTGAGAACTTATTTGATTGATAAGTGTAAACTACTCAGAGAGATTTATTATGGGGCTCTTCGAAAGCAATGAAACACACACAACAGAAAGAAACAAGAAGCGAGTTTTGAATCACTTCATCTTCTGCTCAGTGAAGAGGACATGGCGGTTGACACGAGGATCGTACTTGCGGaactcaagcttctcaagaagaCCCTTGCTACTCTTCCTCTTCACATAGAAGAACCCAGTTCCAGCAGCTGAGACCAGACGGATGAACATGaacgtcttcttcctcttgtcCCCCATTTTCTCACTTCAATACACACTTAACCACAGAAACATCACTAAAAGCTCAACAAATCTCAATTCAATATTTGCATCATCATGCGACCTAGAAATCTAAAGAGCAGAGTACAATCACGAACCTTTTACTAAACTATCCATACATTTTCATAGATTTTCGAAGCAGATCAATAAAATTGAGCAGGAGATTTCAAAGATAGCAACAACAAATTATCAAACACAGAGGTGGAGCAGTAGAAACTTACCTATGACAGACGGTTACGAGACGGCGGCGATACGACGGCTGAGAGGAATCGGGagtgagaagaagaagctacGAAACAgatgataataaaacaaaaaggcTTTATAAAGTTATTCAGcccatttaaatattattaggCCCAGTGTGGCCCATCTTCTCCAGCAGCTCTCACCTGGTGgctgttctctctctctctctctctgttcagCGGAGAAGAAGATCCAAATCGATCCGTTGAAAAGGTACGGTGACGATTGTTCGTTGTCTTCTCCTGACTTGGTTGTGGTgtagcttctttgagtttttGATTTTTCCTTTTGCTTACTGTTCCTGTTTGCGATTACATTGGATTTAACATTTGACTTTATCTTCTCTGTTTCGACTCAGGGATATCGAGTTTGTGAGCTATGTCGAGTGCTGTGGACGCGACGGGGAACCCGATCCCTACTTCTGCGGTATTGACTGCGTCGGCGAAGCACATAGGTCTAAGATGTATGCCGGAGAACGTTGCGTTTCTCAAATGCAAGAAGAACGATCCAAACCCTGAGAAATGTCTCGACAAGGGTCGTGACGTCACTCGCTGTGTCCTTGGCTTGTACGTATCTTCAAAATCTCTTTGAAAGCTTAGTATGCGTTTAGGATGATGCCTTTGGATGACGTTAGTGATGAATATCAACTGACCGAAAGTATATGAATATAGCCGTGCCAATGTGTGCCATGAGATCATAAGAAACTACAGAAGAAAATGTAGTTAAAGGTTCGCCTAGATAAGATATCAAATCTTCTTTCATAGAGGCCCAAGGTAGTGTTGAACATGATAAATTAACTAGTAAAAATGTTGTTTAGCGTCTAAAAAGAGCTATACCTTTGCTAACCATTTTCAGCATTATGATACCTTTGAATTTGGCTCACGCCAAGTAATAAAGTATAACCATCTGTTCAAATAGTATAGACTGATTCATACCATGCTTTTCTGCTCACAACTTCTCATTGTTTTTTTCCTTAACTAAGAAACCAGATGATACCATTTTAATGTTGGTATAAGACTTAGTTTTGATGTTGTTGAAAGAAGATCAATCAACAAGACATTGAACCTATCAGCCATACTGTGATTCATTATATCGTGTTTCTGCATCATTCTGGCCGTAGATAAATGCTGGCGGTCAGGTCCacatttatacatttataaagcATAAGTTTTGTTGACGGACTGATAATTGTTGCAGGCTGAAGGATCTTCACCAGAAATGCCAAAAGGAGATGGATGACTACGTTGGGTGTATGTATTACTACACAAACGAGTTTGATCTCTGTAGGAAAGAGCAAGAAGCCTTCGAGAAAGTGTGCCCCCTCAAATGAGAATCACAAGTTACTGTCATCTTTTAATTTGTATTCTTCTAATAAAGTGAAacgttcattttttttttgaatgagcTTTACCCTCTCACCTCTTGTTCTTGTCATCCCATTTTTTCCACTCAGAGACGGCCAAATGACTCCGTTTTCACTGTCTGATGTTTCATCACTCAGTTTTATCCAGGCTCCAGAGGCTACGGTTATCATTATATGGGCCGATAGATTATATGGgcttaatatacattattaGACTTTTAAAAGTAGAAGCAAACAAGCCCACAAGAGACTTTAAACTAGGGCtaggcaaataaaccgaacccgaaaatccgaaccgaatccgatccgataaaaataaatccgaacccgacgtaaataccgaatggatcttgttttgtggtatttcgggttatgggtattatccgaaccgaacccgaatctaaatggatatccgatagaacccgaaacattcaaaacctcgaaaagatcttgtaccaaacatgatctcaattcctaatatgtatccaaaatacactaagaaatattgaaaatctaaaatacttatctattacatgaaggttgaagatagccgttgaatcttgaagtatttagatttagattttgttttcgttaaacaatgtttctcatttcatgagaacttggttttcgttttatgtttttatttatttggttttctttttatcagtaaatatgtttacttttcgtttgattttgaatgatcacggttGATGTTGCTTattttttgaatcgattttacttaagttttggttacaaaataggtacaaatcaggtattttaaaactgaagaaccgattttactcatgttttggttataaaataggtaaaaatcaggtactttaaaaccgaaaaaccgattgggacccgaacccgaaagtatattgggttgtaccggttctttgaagatttactaaccccgacccgaacccgatagaacccaaACCGGccccgaaccgaactttcatataatccgaatggagctgattttgataaacccgaaaaatcaaaacccgattggataaaaccgaaacccgattgggaccccgaatgccatGCCTACTTTAAACAGAAAAGTAGTTGACTCGTCCCTTGACTCGTCCGGGTCATCAAACTTCCAAAACTCGCTCACCTCTACAGAAACATCAATTAAAACCCTGGGCAAAACCTCCCTCCCTCTCTTCTTTACCATATAAACCGGAGAACCCGAAATGTTCGCCGTTTCACCGTCGTACTTTTCGCCGTCATCAATCTCTCCGgtgagttcttcttcttcttcttcctctcactCCATTTTATTTCCCGAGATTCTTCTTATTAtaaacttctctctctctcaggggAAAAAACCTCAATTGCCGAGGAAACTCTTGGTGGTGAGGGCAGGAGGTAAGAGGATACTGTACGGTAAAGACAGCAGAGAAGCTCTTCAAGCCGGCATCGATAAACTAGCTGATGCCGTTTCCGTCACCTTGGGCCCTAGAGGTGAGACATGATTCTCTGCGATTCTTACCCCTCTAAGAACATAGCAAACAGATAAAATCGAGGTTTGAGATTTGAAATTATCTTCCTGAAGTTGGTTAAACCGGAATTTTGAATTGGTTTAAGTTGAATTTGAATTGGATTATGAGGTTATCAAGCCTGCTTAGAGACGTCTTTAACtgataatgaaatttttttttttttgaaacgcAGGGCGTAATGTAGTGTTGGCTGAATCAGATACAATCAAAGTGATTAACGACGGTGTCACCATTGCTAAATCCATTGAGCTACCTGACACGATCGAGAACGCTGGGGCAACACTTATCCAAGAGGTTATATACATTCATGGTGGATTAATGATTACCTTCTCTTTGTTAGTTTCGAGCTTGGAAGATGCATAAGAATGATTACACTGAGACTGGTTAGCCTCTATGTTTTTGTAGGTTGCGATTAAAATGAACGAATCAGCGGGTGATGGGACGACCACTGCAATCATTTTGGCTAGAGAGATGATCAAAGCTGGCTCTTTGGCTATTGCTTTTGGGGCTAACGCTGTTTCCGTGAAGAACGGGATGAACAAGACTGTTAAAGAGTTGGTCAGGGTGTTGCAGATGAAAAGTGTTCCTGTCAAAGGGAAGAGCGATGTTAAAGGTTACTTACTACTTATTAGTTACTACCACATCTAAGTTTTTATCCACCTCTTGTTATAGTCTGAAATAATTTATTAGGGATTTTTGTGTTCTGTAGCGGTTGCTTCAATCTCTGCTGGCAACGATGAATTTGTGGGGGATTTGATTGCTGAAACTGTGGAGAAGATTGGCCCTGATGGCGTCATCTCCATTGAAACATCTTCCACTTCAGAAACGTCTGTTATAGTCGAGGAAGGCATGAAGGTTAGTTTTAAAAGCTTCACAATAACATTGAGTTTCTGCGATTAATGAGGAGTGTTTTCTTTTGTACAGTTTGACAAGGGCTACATGTCGCCTCATTTCATCACAAACCAGGAGAAATCTACAGTGGAATTCGATAAAGCTAAAATCCTTGTGACGGATCAGAAAATCACTTCAGCCAAAGAACTAGTTCCTTTACTGGAGAAGACTTCGCAACTCAGTGTTCCGCTTCTTATAATCGCAGAAGATATCTCTGCGGAAGTGCTCGAGATACTGGTGGTGAATAAGAAGCAAGGTCTGATCAACGTTGCTGTTGTTAAATGTCCTGGAATGTTGGATGGGAAAAAGGCTTTGCTACAAGACATTGCACTCATGACAGGTTTATTCCTCTCGCTCATTTGTACTTTCAATGTTCAGATTCTAACATGAGAAATGATGTAAAACAGGAGCTGATTATCTTGCCGGAGATCTAGGCATGAGTCTAATGGGCGCAACTTCAGATCAGCTGGGTGTTGCTAGGAAAGTAACAGTCACGGCTAACTCAACAACTATAGTCGCAGACCCTTCAACTAAACCGGAGATTCGGGCGAGAATCGCTCAGATGAAGAAGGATCTAGCTGAGACAGATAATTCATATATGACAGGAAAAATTGCAGAGAGAATAGCTAAGCTCTCCGGAGGTGTGGCTGTAATAAAGGTCCGGTTTTACAATAACCCTTCTTTGCTTATAATATGCAGACACAAcgtgatatttcttttttttaggcCTCTTTAAAAGCATCAGCTTAACTTGGTGTTGATTCAGGTGGGAGGTCACACTGAAACAGAACTTGAGGACAGGAAACTTAGAATAGAAGACGCGAAGAACGCTACGTTTGCAGCCATGAGAGAAGGTATAGTACCTGGTGGTGGTGCGACGTATATCCATCTTTTAGATGAGATCCCTAGAATCAAGAAGAATCTAATGGAAGATTTATTCGAACAAATAGGTGCAGATATAGTAGCAACGGTATGaaacctgtttttttttaaccttccCGAAAGACCCTTCAGAAGTTATAATCActctgtgtgtgtgtttttgcaGGCGCTCACGGCACCTGCAATGGTCATAGCAACCAACGCTGGTGTTGATGGATCAGTTGTGGTAGAGAAAACGAGAGAACTCGAGTGGAGAAGCGGTTACAACGCAATGTCTGGGAGATATGAGGATCTTATTAACGCTGGAATTGCAGATCCTTGCAAGGTTTCAAGATTCGCTCTTCAAAACGCGGTTTCTGTTGCCGGTATTGTTCTCACGACTCAAGCGGTGCTAGTGGAGAAGATCAAGCAGCCTAAACCTGCGGTTCCTGAAGTTCCTGGCATACCCACTTCATAACCAAGCAGAAAAAACAAACGCGTTCACCAGATTTTGTCTGAATCCAAACCTTTGCTCACAAAATGGTGTTTGGTCTTGTCGTCATTAGTAAAACCTCAGAATCTGTGATGCATTGGTACGTGCACAGggtgaaaaaaagaaaagattattGTAATCACTGTTGCTTATTGTTAGCCTCAATTATCCGACAAAGCAACAGGAGATGTGCCTTGTAATCCAAGATTAATCCTAGATACTAATATACagctttatattattattttgtgtttatcagcGTGATATCATtcgtttatataattttcaatttctgaaactaaatattaattaaactcctAGCACAAGATCTTATCATGTGACTGGTTCATATCCaagttaatttagttaaatatGACAAGGTGTGATCTAATTAATTTTAGTATGATGATAATATGTGTTAATTGTCAAAAAAACAAGGTGTGATCTTAATACTAGTGTCCTCAAAACAAGAGAGCTGCAAAGAAATAGGTCTTATATATATGAGTCCATCTTTGTAGAATCTATCAAAACCATAGTGACCTTTGAGTTTTGAAAATAACTTCGAAAATATAGATTGATGGATTATCGTTGCACACGTCCAGCATGAGGTAAACAAGATTAACTTGTTACAGAGAGTGGCCCTTATTCATGATGTCGTCTAGTCCTGGGCATATAAACCGGATCCGGAAAACCCGATCCGACCCGACCCGAAAAACCCGACTCAGATCGGTTTCGGTTTCGTGTAATAATCCGTTCGGTTTCTATTCTTATGAGATTCGGATTACGGTTCGGATCGGGTAAAAACCCGGACCCGTTCGGTTTACCCGAAAACCCTATAGAACAAAGCATCATTAATGTCCCGTGTCCGCATGTCTCTCGGAGTCTCAGTACTCGAAGTTTTCTcatctctctcttaagtctcaaCAAAAAGAAACCCTAAAGTTCTCCCCTAGACGACGATTGCGATTTCGAATGCTCTCGATTAGTGAAGGCGTGGAGGATTTAATTGGAAAACTGGAATCCATTAAAGATGTTGTCGCTTCTGTTTCACTATTTTATAGAGGAAGTTCATCTCCCTCTCAGACTCAAGCATATCCTCTCTCAGCTTCTTCAAGGAATCAATCGAAGGTATGAAAAATGAATCATATAACTGAAGTTCTAGCTTCTCTAATTTCTTTTCTGTAATCTGTCTAATACATAGTCTTAGTCTTAGATAAAGCTATAGTTATGTGTCTTTGAACTTAAGATTTTGTCTTTGTGCTAATCTTGGTTTAGTTTTGCTTTTGCAGATGGATTCTTCCTCACCTCGAAATGAAGTTAACAAAGATGATTCAGAAGATGATGAAACTTAGGAAAACGAAGAGGAGTTTTTGACACCTCCTACTACCGCAAATAGAAACAAAAGGAAGAACAAGTCAGCTACaagtcagaagaagaagaagaatacaaGTACAAGGTCAAAAGTTTGGAATCATTACACAAGATTTAAGGAGAATAAGAACAAATGCACCTGCAACTACTGTGGTAGAGTTATGTGTTGTGCAACGTCCAATGGCACTACCTGTCTGAAGAAACATCTTGGAATCTACAAAGAACACCAGGCATGGTTACAAACCCAGACTCAGACTCAGCATACACTTAATGCCGAAAGTGAAGATGATGGTGGTCAGTTGAAGCTTGCAAGGGTTTCTAACGAAGTTGTAAGGGAGGCTACTAACGAGATGCTCGCCATAGCTGAGTTGCCACTATCATTTGTTGATGGTTTAGGATGGAGGCACTTCTGCAACAAGGTTAACCTACCTAAGCCACATTCACGCAGAACAGCAACAAGGGACATTGTAGAATTGTATGCAAGGAGGAAATCAGCTTTGATGCAGCTGATCAGTGGCAACAAGCAAAGGGTTTCTTTAACAACAGACATTTGGGTTGCACCTAGTACATCAGCTAGCTACATGGTCATCACAGCACATTTCATTGATGCGAGCTAGAAGCTTAGGAAATTCATCATTGGTTTTAAGCATGTAGCGGATCATAAAGGGGCAACAATATGTTCTGTCTTGATTGAGTGTATGGCTGAATGAGAGATAACGAAGGTGTTTACTATAACAGTAGACAATGCCACTGCGAACACTAATGCTCTGAAGCTGTTTAGGGATGCATTCAACGCTTTAGGACCTGAGTTCTTAGTATTGGGAGGTGAGTGTCTGCATTTACGTTGTTCTGCTCACATCATTAACCTGGTTGTGCGAGATGGTTTGCTAGAGGTGGATGCGAGTGTGTGTGCAATTAGGAATGCCATACAGTATATCAGAGCTTTTTCTAAGAGAGTTGATGCATTTGATCAGAAGGTTGAGTCAGCAAGGATGACAAGAGGTAGCTTGTCTTTGGATTGCAAGACACGATGGAATTCAACCTATCTTATGTTATCAAGAGCTTTGAAGTTTAGGGCAGCGTTTGATAGAATGGAAGTTGAGGACAAGCTGTACAATGATCACTTTCAAGAGATTGTGGATGGCAAGAAGAGAGTTGGACCACCGACTTCAGAGGATTGGGATAAAGTGGAAATCTTGGTGAAGTTCCTGGTAATATTCTATAACTCTACTTTAGTTGTCTCTGCTTCTAACCCGCCTAGTTCCTATAAGTGCTACAATGAGATTGTTACCATAGAATGGAATCCGATTACATTGGGTACTAGTACGGATGAGAAGCTTAGGACAAAGGCTTTGGTTATGAGAGCAAAGTTTAATAAGTATTGGGATGGTCTCAAAGACATTAATAGGCTGTTGATTGTTGCAAGTGTCTTTGACCCGAGGAACAAGATGAAATTTGCTGGTCTTTGCTTTGAAAAGCTTTATGGGAAAGATAGTCCACAGAGTAAGGTGCTCAACGACTCAGTCATTGATGTTATGGAAAGACTCTTTGATGAGTGAGCATCAAATACAGCTCCGATATTTGGTTCATTGTCTCAGTCTCAGAGTCATAGTGGTCAAGAGTCACAAGATGGGGTTACGACTGATTCTTTCGAAAATGAGTATGGATATGAAAGGATGGATTCTCTGTACAAGGAGATGGTGAACGAGTTGGGATTTCAGGATTCAAGCACTGAGTTGGAGCTGTACTTGAAGGAGAAGGTagaaaatcctaaacccaatcCTCTAGGAATTCCGTTTGATGTTTTAGGTTGGTGGAGGAACAACAGTTCAAAGTACCCGATCTTAGCTGCCATAGCTAAAGATGTTCTAGCTATGCAAGTCTCTTCAGTTGCATCAGAGTATGCCTTCAGCACTAGTAATCGAATCCTTGATCCATCCAGAAGTTGCTTGACCCACTACATGATTGAGGTCCTCATGTGCACAGAACAATGGCTTACGTGTGAGATTCGGATCAATGAAAAAACTGTGGTGTCTCATCAGCAACTGGTTGCTGAAATTGAATTACAAGATGAACTTCAAAAAGGTACGTTCTTAAtcttctctttttcattttgaGCACTTTTCAATTCAGCTTTTAAtcttctctttttcattttacCTAGAGTTCGAGCCTCAGCTGCACTTCCAAACCTGAGACTAAGAATGTTTCATGCAAATCATGTTCTAAACATGGTACATGttcttatttagttatttattaggCTGAAAATATATCATGTAAATAATTTTGCTATTTGAATCATGTTTGCAATGCTTCTTGAC encodes:
- the LOC106388091 gene encoding 50S ribosomal protein L33-like, with translation MGDKRKKTFMFIRLVSAAGTGFFYVKRKSSKGLLEKLEFRKYDPRVNRHVLFTEQKMK
- the LOC106388089 gene encoding NADH dehydrogenase [ubiquinone] 1 alpha subcomplex subunit 8-B, which gives rise to MSSAVDATGNPIPTSAVLTASAKHIGLRCMPENVAFLKCKKNDPNPEKCLDKGRDVTRCVLGLLKDLHQKCQKEMDDYVGCMYYYTNEFDLCRKEQEAFEKVCPLK
- the LOC106388092 gene encoding chaperonin 60 subunit alpha 2, chloroplastic; amino-acid sequence: MFAVSPSYFSPSSISPGKKPQLPRKLLVVRAGGKRILYGKDSREALQAGIDKLADAVSVTLGPRGRNVVLAESDTIKVINDGVTIAKSIELPDTIENAGATLIQEVAIKMNESAGDGTTTAIILAREMIKAGSLAIAFGANAVSVKNGMNKTVKELVRVLQMKSVPVKGKSDVKAVASISAGNDEFVGDLIAETVEKIGPDGVISIETSSTSETSVIVEEGMKFDKGYMSPHFITNQEKSTVEFDKAKILVTDQKITSAKELVPLLEKTSQLSVPLLIIAEDISAEVLEILVVNKKQGLINVAVVKCPGMLDGKKALLQDIALMTGADYLAGDLGMSLMGATSDQLGVARKVTVTANSTTIVADPSTKPEIRARIAQMKKDLAETDNSYMTGKIAERIAKLSGGVAVIKVGGHTETELEDRKLRIEDAKNATFAAMREGIVPGGGATYIHLLDEIPRIKKNLMEDLFEQIGADIVATALTAPAMVIATNAGVDGSVVVEKTRELEWRSGYNAMSGRYEDLINAGIADPCKVSRFALQNAVSVAGIVLTTQAVLVEKIKQPKPAVPEVPGIPTS